Proteins encoded by one window of Cylindrospermum stagnale PCC 7417:
- a CDS encoding histone deacetylase family protein, with protein sequence MLPVIYSQEFLDHQTGRYHPEKPERLTAIANGLKTSAFADKIQWLTPTPAAERPGLLSLLAKVHTPTYISKVKAIASTGGGYLDGDTPISPRSYDVALLAVSAWLDGVDAVLATANPAFVLARPPGHHAESDAGMGFCLFSNAAIAAFYALEQPGINRVAILDWDVHHGNGTQAIVETHPQIAYCSLHQYPCYPGTGKASEQGSHHNLLNLPIPPGSDIAVYKPLLEKKVIPFLAKFQADLLIVSAGYDANAADPLASINLQPDDFGLFTEYCLGLTRKILFGLEGGYDLSTLSQSVNATIRRCLF encoded by the coding sequence ATGCTGCCAGTCATTTATTCCCAGGAGTTTCTGGATCACCAGACGGGACGCTACCATCCAGAGAAACCAGAACGCTTAACGGCGATCGCTAACGGATTGAAAACATCTGCCTTTGCTGACAAAATTCAATGGCTTACACCTACACCAGCAGCCGAAAGACCAGGGCTGTTGTCTCTGTTGGCAAAAGTCCATACCCCAACCTACATCAGCAAAGTTAAAGCGATCGCCTCAACTGGTGGTGGTTATCTAGATGGTGATACGCCAATTTCTCCCCGCAGTTATGATGTGGCATTGTTGGCGGTAAGTGCTTGGTTGGATGGAGTTGACGCAGTGCTAGCAACGGCAAATCCGGCTTTTGTGTTGGCCCGTCCACCGGGACACCATGCAGAAAGTGATGCGGGTATGGGTTTTTGCTTATTTTCTAATGCGGCGATCGCCGCTTTCTACGCTTTGGAACAACCGGGAATTAACCGCGTCGCTATCCTAGACTGGGATGTACATCACGGCAATGGCACCCAAGCGATCGTCGAAACTCACCCACAAATTGCCTATTGTTCTCTTCATCAGTACCCCTGTTATCCCGGTACTGGTAAAGCTTCTGAACAAGGCTCGCATCATAACTTGTTAAATTTGCCCATACCTCCCGGTAGTGATATTGCCGTATATAAACCACTCTTAGAAAAAAAAGTCATCCCCTTTTTAGCCAAATTTCAGGCAGATTTACTGATTGTAAGCGCTGGTTATGATGCCAATGCCGCAGATCCTTTAGCAAGTATCAATTTGCAACCAGATGATTTTGGTTTATTTACAGAATATTGTTTGGGGCTAACTCGAAAAATTCTCTTTGGCTTAGAAGGTGGCTACGATTTATCAACACTTTCTCAATCAGTTAATGCCACCATTAGACGTTGTTTGTTTTAG
- the gyrA gene encoding DNA gyrase subunit A yields MTTSQERIIPTDLRNEMSRSYLEYAMSVIVGRALPDARDGLKPVHRRILYAMHELGLLHDRPFRKCARVVGEVLGKYHPHGDTAVYDALVRMAQDFSMRSPLINGHGNFGSVDNDPPAAMRYTECRLQGLTSAALLQDIEAETVDFADNFDGSQQEPTVLPSRIPQLLLNGSSGIAVGMATNIPPHNLGELIDGIVALIHNPEITSLELMQYIHGPDFPTGALVLGTGAIKEAYTTGRGSITMRGVANIETIEQRGRPEKEAIIITELPYQTNKAALIEKIAELVNDKRIDGISDLRDESDRDGMRIVIELKRDAYPRVVLNNLYKQTPLQANFGANMLALVNGEPQILALKEFLSVFLDFRIETINRRTRYQLRKAEERDHLLQGLLIALSHLDAIIILIRHAPDAPTAKGELITSYGLSEVQADAILQMQLRRLTALEADKIRLEHEELQTQIADLKDILDRRERVLEIIETEISVIKANFSTPRRTIITHAEGEIDERDLIANEKALILLTEHGYIKRMPVSTFEAQSRATRGKAGAKVKDDDNIEHFLTCCDHDSVLFFSDRGVVYCLKAYQIPLGSRTSRGTPIVQMLPIPKEEKITSIVPVDEFTNEEYLVMLTKGGNIKKTALEAFSHIRANGLIAISLEEGDQLRWVRRARVEDSVIVGSRHGMAIHFRCNHEQLRPLGRATRGVKSMKLKKGDELVGMDILPAAVLDTLNPETEEELVGTLDTLNPETEAEVEDIVETEVETEEAEVPGNGNVGPWVLVITVGGYGKRVPVAQFRLQKRAGQGLMATKFKNRKTKDQLATLRIVNNDEEIMMVTSRGIIIRQAVNAISTQSRSATGVRVQRLDEDDALTAVAIVPPDTGDTGELEEVE; encoded by the coding sequence ATGACAACCTCACAGGAGAGGATTATCCCGACAGATTTGCGGAACGAAATGTCCCGCTCATATCTGGAATACGCCATGAGCGTGATTGTCGGTCGGGCGTTGCCAGATGCCAGGGATGGCCTCAAACCTGTGCATCGTCGCATTCTCTACGCCATGCACGAGCTGGGTCTGTTGCACGATCGCCCCTTTCGGAAATGTGCCCGTGTCGTGGGTGAAGTGCTGGGTAAATATCACCCCCACGGCGACACGGCTGTGTATGATGCCTTGGTGCGGATGGCGCAGGATTTTTCCATGCGATCGCCTTTAATTAACGGTCACGGTAACTTCGGTTCTGTAGACAACGACCCGCCGGCGGCAATGCGGTACACAGAATGTCGCTTGCAAGGTCTGACCAGCGCCGCCCTACTGCAAGATATCGAAGCGGAAACGGTAGACTTTGCCGATAACTTCGACGGTTCCCAACAAGAACCCACAGTCCTACCATCGAGAATCCCCCAGTTACTGCTCAACGGTTCCTCTGGAATTGCCGTCGGCATGGCAACCAACATTCCCCCCCATAATTTGGGAGAATTGATTGATGGAATAGTTGCATTAATTCACAACCCAGAAATCACTTCTCTGGAATTAATGCAGTACATCCACGGGCCAGATTTTCCCACCGGGGCGCTGGTTTTGGGAACAGGGGCGATTAAAGAAGCTTACACCACCGGGCGCGGTTCCATCACCATGCGCGGCGTCGCTAACATTGAAACCATTGAACAGCGAGGAAGACCGGAAAAAGAAGCAATTATCATCACCGAATTGCCTTATCAAACCAACAAAGCGGCGCTAATTGAAAAAATTGCCGAATTGGTGAATGATAAACGCATCGATGGCATCTCTGATCTCCGGGATGAAAGCGATCGCGATGGGATGCGAATAGTCATCGAACTCAAGCGCGATGCCTATCCCCGTGTTGTCCTCAACAACCTCTACAAGCAAACCCCACTCCAAGCCAACTTTGGGGCGAATATGCTGGCCTTGGTGAACGGCGAACCCCAAATCCTCGCCCTGAAAGAGTTCTTATCCGTCTTCCTCGATTTCCGCATTGAAACCATTAACAGACGCACCCGTTACCAACTACGGAAAGCCGAAGAACGAGATCATCTGTTGCAAGGTTTATTAATTGCGCTGTCTCATTTAGATGCAATTATTATCTTGATTCGCCATGCCCCCGATGCACCCACCGCCAAAGGTGAGTTAATCACAAGTTATGGACTTTCGGAAGTGCAAGCAGATGCAATTTTGCAAATGCAACTGCGGCGGTTAACAGCCCTAGAAGCCGATAAAATTCGTCTAGAACACGAAGAATTACAAACCCAGATCGCCGACTTAAAGGATATCTTGGACAGACGGGAGAGAGTGCTAGAAATCATTGAAACCGAAATCTCGGTGATCAAAGCTAACTTCTCCACACCCCGCCGCACAATCATTACCCACGCCGAAGGGGAAATTGATGAACGTGATTTGATAGCGAATGAAAAAGCTTTAATTTTGCTGACAGAACACGGTTACATCAAACGGATGCCCGTTAGCACCTTTGAGGCTCAAAGCCGTGCTACCAGAGGCAAAGCTGGGGCTAAAGTTAAAGATGATGACAACATCGAGCATTTCTTAACTTGCTGTGATCACGATAGCGTTTTATTTTTTAGCGATCGCGGCGTCGTCTACTGCCTAAAAGCCTATCAAATTCCCCTCGGTTCCCGCACCAGTCGCGGTACACCGATTGTGCAAATGCTGCCCATTCCCAAAGAAGAAAAAATTACCTCGATTGTCCCCGTTGACGAGTTTACCAATGAAGAATATCTAGTCATGCTCACCAAAGGCGGCAATATCAAAAAAACCGCATTGGAAGCCTTTAGCCACATTCGCGCCAACGGCTTAATTGCCATTTCCTTAGAAGAAGGCGACCAACTGCGCTGGGTACGCCGCGCTAGAGTTGAAGATAGCGTTATCGTTGGTTCCCGTCATGGAATGGCGATTCACTTCCGCTGCAACCACGAACAATTGCGTCCCCTCGGTAGGGCAACTCGTGGAGTAAAATCCATGAAACTGAAAAAAGGTGACGAACTGGTGGGGATGGATATCCTACCCGCAGCAGTTCTCGACACTTTGAACCCAGAGACAGAAGAAGAATTGGTGGGAACCCTGGATACTTTGAATCCAGAGACAGAAGCGGAAGTCGAAGATATTGTCGAAACCGAAGTCGAAACCGAAGAGGCAGAAGTACCTGGTAATGGGAATGTCGGCCCTTGGGTGTTGGTGATTACCGTCGGTGGATATGGCAAACGTGTGCCAGTAGCCCAATTCCGATTGCAAAAACGCGCCGGACAGGGTTTGATGGCCACCAAATTCAAAAACCGCAAAACCAAAGACCAACTAGCAACCCTGCGGATAGTCAACAACGACGAAGAGATCATGATGGTCACAAGTCGCGGTATTATCATTCGGCAAGCGGTGAATGCGATTTCCACACAATCGCGATCGGCCACAGGGGTGCGAGTGCAGCGCCTAGACGAAGATGATGCACTAACCGCCGTGGCAATAGTTCCCCCCGATACTGGTGATACAGGCGAATTGGAAGAAGTGGAATGA
- the lnt gene encoding apolipoprotein N-acyltransferase, with protein MKEKVKSKKVKEKSPQLSFYLLLSLASGIFMGLTVAPIGAWFLAWIALAPLWVLVVKSAPSKKNPVPFALAWAIGYHGIALSWITGIHPMDWLGVPWLPSLLITLFCWAFISLWGGLLVSVWAASMVQLDKQKPWLRILIGTALWCGLESLWSSGALWWSSLAYTQSPQNLLILHLGQLSGTSTITAIIVAVNGLIAEAWINHQKNIAVIASLPTPHLLPSSLAGRVWGWGQSVFHASNNRYKNTSASSASLRFVNPYLTTATILLITSHLLGFLLYIRPIAQPPETALKIGIIQGNIPNIIKLRPEGYRRAIAGYTNGYITLAEQNVNGVLTPEGALPFFQRDLSKTSLVATVRQKNVVAWIGAFGERESSYTNSLFTIASNGEIISRYDKSKLVPLGEYIPFEEIIGGIISRLSPLDEHQVPGAANQVFDTPFGRAIVGICYESAFPEQFRRQAAVGGQFILSSSNDAHYTPAMSAQHHAQDIMRAIETDRWAVRATNTGYSAFVDPHGRTLWRSQYNTYEIHAETIYRRQTQTLYVRWGDWLTPLLLGLGVLGWFVVKGD; from the coding sequence ATGAAGGAAAAAGTAAAAAGTAAAAAGGTAAAAGAAAAAAGCCCACAATTATCTTTTTACCTTTTACTTTCCCTCGCTAGCGGCATATTCATGGGGCTAACCGTCGCCCCCATCGGCGCATGGTTCCTCGCCTGGATAGCCCTAGCCCCCCTCTGGGTGTTGGTTGTGAAATCTGCACCCAGCAAAAAAAACCCTGTCCCCTTCGCCTTAGCTTGGGCTATCGGCTACCACGGCATCGCCCTATCCTGGATAACCGGCATTCATCCAATGGATTGGTTAGGCGTTCCCTGGCTCCCAAGTTTATTAATAACCCTCTTCTGTTGGGCATTCATCAGCCTCTGGGGAGGGTTATTAGTATCCGTCTGGGCAGCTTCTATGGTGCAACTAGACAAGCAAAAACCTTGGTTACGCATACTTATAGGCACAGCCCTTTGGTGCGGCTTAGAGAGCCTTTGGAGTTCAGGAGCCTTGTGGTGGAGTAGCCTAGCTTACACCCAATCACCGCAAAACCTCCTAATTTTGCATCTTGGTCAACTCTCCGGAACCAGCACCATTACAGCAATAATAGTCGCCGTCAACGGCCTAATCGCCGAAGCTTGGATTAATCACCAAAAAAACATCGCAGTTATTGCTTCATTGCCCACCCCGCATTTGCTCCCCTCCTCCCTTGCGGGGAGGGTTTGGGGGTGGGGTCAAAGTGTATTCCACGCAAGCAATAACCGCTATAAAAATACCTCTGCGTCCTCTGCGTCTCTGCGGTTCGTTAATCCATATTTAACAACAGCCACAATATTATTAATTACCTCTCATCTCCTAGGTTTTCTTTTATATATTCGTCCCATCGCCCAACCACCAGAAACAGCCTTAAAAATAGGAATTATTCAAGGCAATATTCCCAACATCATTAAACTGCGTCCTGAAGGATACCGTCGTGCGATCGCAGGTTACACCAATGGATACATAACCTTAGCAGAACAAAATGTAAATGGAGTTCTCACCCCAGAAGGAGCCTTACCTTTTTTCCAGCGCGACTTAAGCAAAACTTCCTTAGTTGCAACAGTGCGACAAAAAAACGTAGTTGCTTGGATTGGTGCATTTGGCGAACGGGAAAGCAGTTATACAAATAGCTTATTTACTATTGCCAGTAACGGTGAAATTATCAGCCGTTACGATAAATCTAAATTAGTACCTTTGGGAGAATATATTCCCTTTGAAGAAATTATCGGCGGAATTATTTCCCGATTATCACCACTAGATGAACATCAAGTTCCCGGTGCAGCCAATCAAGTTTTTGATACTCCTTTTGGACGGGCGATTGTTGGTATTTGTTATGAATCTGCATTTCCTGAACAATTCCGCCGTCAAGCTGCGGTAGGTGGGCAATTTATCCTCAGTTCTTCTAATGATGCCCATTACACACCAGCGATGTCAGCCCAACACCATGCCCAGGATATCATGCGGGCTATTGAAACCGATAGATGGGCAGTGCGGGCTACAAATACCGGATATTCAGCCTTTGTTGACCCTCATGGTAGAACATTGTGGCGATCGCAATATAACACTTATGAAATCCACGCGGAAACCATTTATCGCCGGCAAACACAAACTTTATATGTGCGTTGGGGTGATTGGTTAACACCTTTGTTGTTGGGGTTGGGTGTTTTGGGTTGGTTTGTGGTAAAGGGGGATTAA
- a CDS encoding D-alanine--D-alanine ligase family protein, which yields MAKLRVGLLFGGRSGEHEVSISSARAIANALSAEENADKYEIVPFYIQKDGFWQAGEVAQQVLDSGVAIENSAVTPNLWQFPAQASEIELWFPILHGPNGEDGTIQGLLSLMQVPFVGSGVLGSATGMDKIGMKVAFAQAGLPQVKYQALTRSQIWSNPCVFPKLCDQIEAELGYPCFVKPANLGSSVGIAKVRSRSELEAALDNAASYDRRIIVEAGVVAREVECAVLGNDQAQASIVGEITFDSDFYDYETKYTQGKADLLIPAPLPEGIIQRIQEMALLAFAAVDAAGLSRVDFFYVEATGEILINEINTLPGFTATSMYPQLWAQTGIPFAKLVDQLIQFALLRHSGEQPREDIQ from the coding sequence ATGGCTAAACTACGGGTGGGCTTGCTGTTTGGTGGACGTTCTGGTGAGCATGAAGTTTCTATAAGTTCAGCAAGAGCGATCGCAAATGCCTTAAGTGCAGAGGAAAATGCTGATAAGTACGAAATTGTCCCTTTTTATATCCAAAAGGATGGTTTTTGGCAAGCTGGGGAAGTCGCACAACAAGTTTTAGACTCCGGTGTTGCTATTGAAAATTCGGCGGTAACTCCTAATTTATGGCAATTTCCCGCACAAGCCTCAGAAATAGAACTTTGGTTTCCGATTCTCCACGGGCCTAATGGTGAAGACGGGACAATTCAAGGGTTACTCAGTTTGATGCAAGTTCCCTTTGTTGGTTCTGGGGTGTTGGGTTCGGCTACGGGGATGGATAAAATCGGGATGAAGGTGGCTTTTGCTCAAGCTGGACTTCCCCAGGTGAAATATCAGGCATTAACGCGATCGCAAATTTGGTCAAATCCTTGTGTGTTTCCGAAACTCTGCGATCAGATAGAAGCTGAATTGGGCTATCCCTGTTTTGTCAAACCTGCTAACTTGGGTTCATCGGTGGGTATTGCTAAAGTGCGATCGCGTTCTGAATTAGAAGCAGCCTTAGATAACGCCGCTAGTTATGACAGAAGGATAATTGTCGAAGCTGGTGTTGTCGCTAGAGAAGTGGAATGTGCCGTTTTAGGCAATGATCAAGCTCAAGCTTCGATCGTCGGCGAGATTACTTTTGATAGCGATTTTTATGATTATGAAACTAAATATACTCAAGGTAAAGCCGATTTATTGATTCCCGCACCCCTCCCAGAGGGGATTATTCAGCGAATTCAAGAAATGGCTTTGCTCGCTTTTGCTGCGGTTGACGCTGCTGGGTTGTCAAGAGTGGACTTCTTTTATGTGGAAGCTACAGGGGAAATTTTGATTAACGAAATCAATACTTTACCAGGTTTCACTGCTACGAGTATGTATCCCCAACTCTGGGCCCAGACTGGCATTCCCTTTGCCAAATTAGTTGATCAGTTGATTCAATTTGCTCTCTTAAGGCATTCTGGGGAGCAACCAAGAGAAGATATCCAGTAA